From the Osmerus eperlanus chromosome 19, fOsmEpe2.1, whole genome shotgun sequence genome, one window contains:
- the LOC134040010 gene encoding collagen alpha-1(XXIII) chain-like, which yields MFKGTPGRDGYPGPLGLDGLPGLPGQKGSEGLAGPKGDKGDQGDMGPRGPPALHGSAGLLSNQILTVKGDQGQAGPPGPPGPPGPHGPRGPPGNTGRDGPRGEAGVLGPPGLNGLDGKELSVYSQGPKGPQVKVLMHTKTNTHTQTHRYTHKQSPADCILCCFVQGENGQQGMSGPEGPSGSKGEKGEVGKTGPRGVMGFPGEKGIPGSFDTALSQTYIQGLAGPPGPPGEPGLKGDAGLPGTDGEKGHKGERGEPGTPGAAGEKGDKGQYGHPGLQGAAGQKGEGRDFRFEENLAQLISIPGPPGPPGPPGFTGPHGLPGSKGEPGEMVKGEKGDAGNIGPPGLRGVPGSTGLVGLPGTKGGKGEQGQPGLDGFPGLMGEKGVRGDRGEKGDRGLGGKRAMKGQKGEQGPPGLDQPCPVGRDGLPIPGCWHK from the exons ATGTTTAAG GGCACGCCTGGACGGGATGGTTACCCG GGTCCTCTCGGTTTGGATGGACTGCCT GGTCTTCCTGGTCAGAAGGGAAGTGAG GGATTGGCTGGCCCCAAAGGAGACAAG GGGGATCAAGGAGACATGGGACCCAGg gGTCCCCCTGCATTACATGGGTCAGCAGGTTTACTAAGTAATCAGATTCTCACTGTCAAG GGTGACCAGGGCCAGGCTGGGCCCCCTGGCCCGCCCGGTCCTCCGGGACCTCATGGCCCCAGGGGCCCTccagggaacacggggaggGATGGGCCCCGCGGAGAAGCGGGTGTGCTG GGCCCACCTGGTCTAAATGGATTGGATGGAAAGGAG TTATCTGTCTACTCACAGGGGCCAAAAGGACCACAGGTAAAGGTTCTTAtgcacacaaagacaaacacacacacacaaacacacaggtacacacacaagcagtctCCAGCTGACTGTATCCTCTGTTGTTTTGTGCAGGGGGAGAATGGACAGCAAGGCATGTCAGGGCCAGAGGGGCCTTCGGGATCGAAG ggggagaagggggaggtgggaaAGACTGGACCTCGTGGGGTCATG GGTTTCCCAGGAGAGAAGGGCATCCCAGGGTCCTTTGACACTGCTCTCAGCCAGACATATATTCAG GGCCTCGCCGGACCACCGGGGCCCCCTGGGGAGCCCGGGCTGAAG GGAGACGCTGGCTTACCTGGTACTGATGGGGAAAAG GGTCATAAAGGAGAAAGGGGTGAACCAGGGACCCCAGGAGCGGCAGGCGAGAAGGGGGATAAAGGACAGTATGGCCATCCTGGTCTTCAG GGGGCAGCGGGAcaaaaaggagagggaagagacttTCGCTTTGAGGAGAATCTG gctcAGCTGATCTCCATACCCGGCCCTCCAGGGCCCCCCGGACCCCCAGGGTTCACG GGACCTCACGGATTACCTGGGTCCAAG ggtgaacctggggagatggtaaaaggagagaagggggatgcTGGAAACATAGGACCCCCTGGTTTGAGG GGAGTTCCTGGTTCAACTGGATTGGTTGGTCTCCCTGGTACCAAAGGTGGAAAG GGAGAACAAGGACAGCCAGGGTTAGAT GGCTTCCCTGGACTGATGGGTGAGAAGGGGGtcagaggagatagaggagagaag GGTGACCGGGGCCTGGGGGGTAAGAGGGCTATGAAGGGCCAGAAGGGCGAGCAGGGACCCCCAGGATTGGACCAACCTTGTCCTGTG GGTCGGGATGGGTTACCAATACCAGGATGCTGGCACAAG TGA
- the LOC134040011 gene encoding protein MIS12 homolog: protein YACSFIICFVTFFLCLRLPEQLVAQARRVAIKLLLQQYNKTWRGNFSSCDPLNFELMMDENRVGEEGVVSPSLRLYEAQFFGFTPQTCMFRIYSAFRDCLYEVLLVVEEVCVRNVSGTEPNEDLRLRARKCTQKLQLFLQKRFESLSGRMETQLLNNVFSVPPNVLLPDDKPHQRFTEGLPEVLKLESCLAELHHSYQAEVCAQQALLTELEEQREVQEQLDGILRWIGELQATWLKEGMGSFHDSFRVMVQSVKKLQDVIGEISKKSRELDED, encoded by the exons TATGCTTGCAGTTTTATTATTTGCTTTGTTACTTTTTTCCTTTGCCTACGTCTTCCTGAACAGTTGGTGGCGCAAGCGCGTAGAGTCGCAATTAAATTACTTTTACAGCAATACAATAAAACATGGCGCGGGAATTTCAGTAGCTGCGACCCTCTGAATTTTGAGTTGATGATGGACGAGAACCGAGTTGGTGAAG AGGGGGTTGTGTCTCCATCTCTTCGTCTGTATGAAGCACAGTTCTTTGGATTCACCCCTCAAACCTGCATGTTCAGAATCTACAGTGCATTTCGAGACTGCCTATACGAAGTGCTGCTTGTCgttgaggaagtgtgtgtaagAAATGTAAGTGGAACTGAACCCAATGAAGATCTTCGTTTAAGGGCGAGGAAATGCACCCAAAAGCTGCAACTGTTCCTCCAAAAGCGTTTCGAAAGCTTATCAGGCCGCATGGAAACTCAATTGCTCAATAACGTCTTTTCAGTTCCACCTAATGTGTTGTTACCAGATGACAAGCCACATCAAAGATTCACTGAAGGTTTGCCAGAGGTTCTGAAGCTAGAGTCATGCCTGGCTGAACTGCACCATTCATATCAAGCAGAGGTTTGTGCCCAGCAGGCCTTGTTAactgagctggaggagcagagggaggttcAGGAGCAGCTGGATGGAATACTGAGGTGGATTGGGGAGCTGCAGGCTACTTGGCTGAAGGAGGGAATGGGCAGCTTCCATGACAGTTTCCGGGTGATGGTGCAGTCGGTCAAGAAACTGCAGGATGTCATTGGAGAGATAAGTAAGAAAAGCAGAGAATTGGATGAAGACTAA
- the derl2 gene encoding derlin-2: MAYQTFQQEYLQIPVVTRAYTTACVLTTAAVQLELITPFQLYFNPDLILRNYQVWRIITNFLFFGPVGFNFLFNMIFLYRYCRMLEEGSFRGRTADFVFMFLFGGLLMTIFGTFVSLVFLGQAFTIMLVYVWSRRNPNVRMNFFGLLNFQAPFLPWVLMGFSLLLGNSIIVDLLGIAVGHVYFFLEDVFPNQPGGGRWLKTPSFLKMLFDTPEDDANYNPLPEERPGGFGWGEGQRLGG; this comes from the exons ATGGCTTACCAGACATTTCAGCAGGAATATTTACAGATTCCTGTTGTTACTAGGGCATACACTACCGCATGTGTTCTCACAACCGCTGCAGTG CAACTAGAACTCATCACACCTTTTCAACTATACTTCAATCCAGATTTGATACTAAGGAATTATCAG GTATGGAGAATCATAACCAACTTTCTATTTTTCGGCCCAGTTGGCTTCAACTTCCTTTTCAATATGATATTTTT ATATCGATACTGTCGTATGCTGGAGGAGGGTTCTTTCAGGGGTCGCACTGCTGACTTCGTCTTCATGTTCCTCTTTGGTGGCCTTCTGATGACT ATATTTGGCACTTTTGTGAGTCTAGTGTTCTTGGGCCAAGCCTTTACCATCATGCTAGTGTACGTGTGGAGCAGACGTAACCCCAATGTCCGCATGAACTTCTTTGGCCTGCTGAACTTCCAGGCACCTTTCCTCCCCTGGGTTCTGATGGGATTCTCTCTGTTACTGGGCAACTCCATCATTGTGGATCTACTAG GTATTGCTGTAGGTCATGTATACTTCTTCCTGGAAGATGTGTTCCCTAACCAACCAGGCGGTGGCAGATGGCTCAAGACTCCTTCATTTCT TAAGATGCTGTTTGACACGCCAGAAGACGACGCCAACTACAACCCTCTCCCAGAGGAACGCCCTGGAGGGTTTGGATGGGGCGAGGGCCAGCGCCTCGGGGGTTAA